One genomic window of Acidobacteriota bacterium includes the following:
- a CDS encoding alpha/beta hydrolase, whose translation MKHFIVALTIGFLAACATPAPPAAAEARSVAVKPIPLGTSYTLQSEILGDTREINIWAPPGFEESRAPGAILYVLDGALDQDFKHIAGLGELCALSWTCETTIIVGIQTKDRQHELTPAATDPRFRKGFPQAGGAADFRRFLAEEVRPFVEKRYDPAPRSAVMGESLAGLFVVDTLLEAPGLFDDYIAISPSLWWDAGRVSAGAPAKLAAPAVSGRRLYMAMANEGGTMEQGIAALRAAIASSAPQGFGFTFSDRSATETHATIYHAAALDALRTLYAMPPWEGETPWWMSADGEP comes from the coding sequence ATGAAGCATTTCATCGTTGCGCTCACTATCGGCTTCCTGGCCGCCTGCGCCACGCCCGCTCCGCCTGCCGCCGCTGAGGCGCGCTCCGTCGCGGTGAAGCCCATCCCCCTCGGCACCAGCTACACGCTTCAGTCCGAAATCCTCGGCGACACACGCGAGATCAACATCTGGGCGCCGCCCGGTTTCGAGGAAAGCCGCGCGCCCGGCGCGATCCTCTACGTGCTCGACGGCGCCCTCGATCAGGACTTCAAGCACATCGCCGGCCTCGGCGAACTCTGCGCCCTGTCCTGGACCTGCGAGACCACGATCATCGTCGGTATACAGACGAAAGACCGCCAGCATGAGCTGACCCCTGCCGCCACCGATCCGCGCTTCCGGAAGGGCTTCCCGCAGGCGGGCGGCGCGGCAGACTTCCGCCGCTTCCTCGCCGAGGAAGTGCGCCCCTTCGTGGAAAAGCGCTACGATCCCGCCCCGCGGAGCGCCGTCATGGGCGAAAGCCTCGCCGGTCTCTTCGTTGTCGATACGCTGCTCGAAGCCCCCGGCCTCTTCGACGATTACATCGCCATTTCGCCGAGCCTCTGGTGGGATGCCGGCCGCGTCTCCGCCGGGGCGCCGGCAAAGCTTGCCGCGCCTGCCGTCTCCGGCCGGCGTCTCTACATGGCGATGGCGAATGAGGGCGGCACGATGGAGCAGGGCATCGCCGCCCTGCGCGCCGCCATCGCGTCGTCCGCGCCGCAAGGCTTCGGCTTCACCTTTTCGGACCGCAGCGCCACCGAAACCCACGCCACCATCTACCACGCCGCCGCGCTCGATGCCCTGCGCACCCTCTACGCCATGCCGCCTTGGGAGGGCGAGACGCCCTGGTGGATGAGCGCCGACGGCGAGCCATGA
- a CDS encoding MAPEG family protein, producing the protein MPAAILLPAATLVAWSLVVWVWMLATRVPAMQKARMHPEKAKHTRGEVWGALPSEVRQVADNYNHLMEQPTIFYALVMVLAVSGEATMLDAGLAWAYAGLRIAHSLWQNTRNVVMIRFYFFIASTLVLFPMTGRALYLLLT; encoded by the coding sequence ATGCCCGCTGCCATCCTGCTTCCTGCCGCCACGCTTGTCGCCTGGTCCCTCGTCGTCTGGGTCTGGATGCTCGCCACCCGCGTCCCCGCGATGCAGAAGGCGCGCATGCATCCCGAGAAGGCCAAGCACACGCGCGGGGAAGTCTGGGGCGCGCTGCCTTCCGAAGTCCGTCAGGTGGCGGACAATTACAATCACCTGATGGAACAGCCGACGATCTTCTATGCTCTCGTGATGGTGCTGGCGGTCAGCGGCGAAGCGACGATGCTGGATGCCGGTCTCGCCTGGGCCTATGCCGGCCTGCGCATCGCCCACTCCCTGTGGCAGAACACCCGCAACGTGGTGATGATCCGCTTCTACTTCTTCATCGCGTCCACGCTGGTGCTCTTCCCGATGACGGGCAGGGCGCTGTACTTGTTGCTCACCTAG
- the tsaD gene encoding tRNA (adenosine(37)-N6)-threonylcarbamoyltransferase complex transferase subunit TsaD, with product MPAMAKPVTILGIETSCDETAAAVLRLQDGHVTLLSDVIRTQVEEHAPYRGVVPEIAARAHAELADAVVAKAMADAGIGYDALDGVAATAGPGLIGGVLVGLMTGKAVAQAAGVPFIPVNHLEGHALSPRLASDCPFPYLLLLVSGGHCQFLEVRGLGIYRRLGSTIDDAVGEAFDKVAKLMGLGFPGGPAVERLAATGNPRAHDFPRPLLNRPGLEMSFAGLKSAVARGTEGAASEATKADICASFQAAICDVLSEKSARALAGFDPGAGGKRFVVAGGVAANKAIRAALEAAAAQHGARLIAPPLRHCTDNAAMIALAGAERLAAGLAGEADGLEAGSRPRWPLDEAAALTTPVYGGGHKGAKA from the coding sequence ATGCCGGCGATGGCCAAGCCCGTGACAATCCTAGGTATCGAAACTTCCTGCGACGAGACCGCCGCAGCCGTGCTGCGACTTCAGGACGGGCACGTGACGCTGCTGTCGGATGTGATCCGCACGCAGGTCGAGGAACATGCGCCGTATCGCGGCGTGGTGCCGGAAATTGCGGCGCGCGCGCATGCGGAGCTGGCGGACGCGGTGGTTGCGAAAGCGATGGCGGATGCCGGCATAGGCTATGACGCGCTGGACGGTGTGGCGGCCACCGCTGGCCCCGGCCTGATCGGCGGCGTGCTGGTGGGCCTGATGACTGGCAAGGCCGTGGCGCAGGCCGCCGGCGTGCCTTTCATTCCAGTGAACCATCTGGAAGGCCACGCCCTCTCCCCCCGCCTCGCTTCGGACTGTCCGTTCCCGTATCTTCTGCTGCTGGTCAGCGGCGGGCATTGCCAGTTCCTCGAAGTGCGAGGGCTCGGCATCTACAGGCGCCTCGGCTCGACCATTGACGATGCGGTCGGCGAAGCGTTCGACAAGGTGGCAAAGCTGATGGGGCTTGGCTTCCCGGGCGGGCCGGCGGTGGAGCGCCTCGCCGCCACCGGAAACCCGCGCGCCCATGACTTCCCGCGCCCGCTGCTGAACCGGCCAGGACTGGAAATGAGTTTTGCAGGGCTGAAATCGGCCGTGGCACGCGGGACGGAAGGCGCTGCGAGCGAGGCCACGAAGGCCGACATCTGCGCGAGCTTCCAGGCCGCGATCTGCGATGTGCTGAGTGAGAAGTCGGCGCGGGCGCTGGCCGGGTTCGATCCCGGCGCGGGCGGCAAGCGGTTCGTCGTGGCAGGCGGCGTGGCCGCCAACAAGGCGATCCGCGCGGCGCTGGAGGCCGCAGCCGCGCAGCACGGCGCGCGATTGATCGCCCCTCCCCTTCGTCACTGTACGGATAATGCCGCAATGATCGCACTGGCGGGCGCCGAGCGGCTGGCAGCAGGACTGGCGGGCGAAGCCGATGGCCTGGAGGCCGGATCGCGGCCGCGCTGGCCACTGGATGAGGCGGCCGCGCTCACGACGCCGGTGTATGGCGGCGGCCACAAGGGCGCGAAGGCCTGA
- a CDS encoding protease inhibitor I42 family protein, with protein sequence MRLAIAAIASLALGACCHHGKAADAPDAPPAAEETAVQPTDWQEPQMPTAEEAAKAAADAQAAAETGVVYAGADKKGLTIGLKVGETLRIELVSIPTAGYVWTVVEAPAFMEAAGESTRGTDPAYQNMPGFTGGNHYLGFDYVAKSAGTGTFKLTEGRPWETDEPPMDTYDLTVTVTAAE encoded by the coding sequence ATGAGACTGGCTATCGCTGCGATTGCGTCCCTGGCGCTGGGGGCCTGCTGCCATCACGGCAAAGCGGCTGACGCGCCCGATGCCCCGCCCGCTGCAGAGGAAACCGCCGTGCAACCGACCGACTGGCAAGAACCCCAGATGCCCACCGCCGAAGAGGCCGCGAAAGCCGCCGCCGATGCCCAGGCCGCGGCCGAAACCGGCGTCGTCTATGCCGGCGCAGACAAGAAGGGCCTGACCATCGGCCTGAAGGTTGGCGAGACGCTCCGCATCGAACTCGTGTCCATCCCCACCGCCGGATATGTCTGGACCGTCGTGGAAGCCCCCGCCTTCATGGAAGCGGCCGGCGAATCGACGCGCGGCACCGATCCCGCCTACCAGAACATGCCGGGCTTTACCGGCGGCAACCACTATCTCGGCTTCGACTATGTCGCGAAATCGGCCGGCACCGGCACCTTCAAGCTCACCGAAGGCCGCCCCTGGGAAACCGACGAACCGCCGATGGATACCTATGACCTGACCGTCACGGTCACCGCAGCAGAGTAA
- a CDS encoding aromatic ring-hydroxylating dioxygenase subunit alpha, which yields MADTQPLPARTGITDEGYLTDCWYLAAPSASLKAGQQTRLMILGEPVVVGRTPAGEAFALRDICPHRLVPLSAGKQVETKGEWTLQCPYHGWRFGTDGGCRLMPSLTEDSPYDHTRVKVRRYPVHEANGAVYLYVAHDPRSAAPPAVPPPDFGPLPDKPGFVIEDMFNAHMDDAVVGLMDPAHVPFVHNQWWWRPPSVGLKLKEKPFVPTERGWAIDRHPPSSNSKLYRWVFGGNVQTEIRFQLPGYRWEIISNDTARLLTLTCLTPEAPKKTRITQFTWWTGAPLLHLAVPVAKRMGRKFLAQDGEMVDLQNQGMAHQKAMLWIDDIDVQAKWYQQLKREWTAARTEARDFVNPIQPRQLKWMS from the coding sequence TTGGCCGACACGCAGCCACTCCCCGCCAGGACCGGCATCACCGATGAGGGCTACCTCACCGATTGCTGGTATCTGGCTGCGCCGTCGGCAAGCCTAAAGGCAGGCCAGCAGACGCGGCTGATGATTCTCGGCGAGCCGGTCGTCGTCGGGCGCACGCCCGCCGGTGAGGCCTTTGCCCTGCGCGACATCTGCCCGCACCGTCTCGTGCCGCTCTCCGCCGGCAAGCAGGTCGAGACGAAAGGGGAGTGGACCCTCCAGTGCCCTTACCATGGCTGGCGCTTCGGCACGGATGGCGGCTGCCGCCTGATGCCGAGCCTCACCGAGGACAGCCCGTACGACCACACCAGGGTCAAGGTCCGCCGCTATCCCGTCCACGAAGCGAACGGCGCGGTGTATCTCTACGTCGCCCACGATCCGCGCTCCGCGGCGCCGCCCGCCGTGCCGCCGCCGGACTTTGGTCCGCTCCCGGACAAACCGGGCTTCGTCATCGAGGACATGTTCAACGCCCATATGGACGACGCCGTCGTCGGCCTGATGGACCCCGCGCACGTGCCCTTCGTGCATAACCAGTGGTGGTGGCGCCCGCCGTCGGTTGGCCTGAAGCTGAAGGAAAAGCCCTTCGTCCCGACCGAGCGCGGCTGGGCGATCGACCGGCATCCGCCCTCGTCAAACTCGAAGCTTTACCGCTGGGTCTTCGGCGGCAATGTCCAGACCGAGATCCGCTTCCAGCTGCCGGGCTATCGCTGGGAGATCATCTCGAACGACACGGCGCGCCTTCTGACGCTCACCTGCCTCACGCCCGAGGCGCCGAAGAAAACCCGCATCACCCAGTTCACCTGGTGGACAGGCGCGCCGCTGCTGCACCTCGCCGTGCCGGTCGCGAAACGCATGGGCCGCAAGTTCCTCGCGCAGGACGGCGAGATGGTCGACCTGCAGAATCAGGGCATGGCGCACCAGAAGGCGATGCTCTGGATCGACGACATCGACGTGCAGGCCAAATGGTACCAGCAGCTGAAACGCGAATGGACCGCCGCCCGCACTGAAGCCCGCGACTTCGTCAACCCCATCCAGCCCCGCCAGCTGAAGTGGATGAGCTGA
- a CDS encoding fasciclin domain-containing protein: MKTLFFAAAASAFALAACTPASEPAPAPAPVPVEETVAEPEAEPPAPVPMTVVDVAMANPDFSTLVSAISAAGLAETLSGPGPYTVFAPTNEAFAALPAGELDALLLPENKDKLVKILSYHVIPGTVMSADIPPEADAGATASINNLDLSVRIATDGTPMVNQAKITQADIPASNGVVHVIDTVILPRMDE, encoded by the coding sequence ATGAAGACCTTATTCTTCGCTGCTGCGGCCAGCGCGTTCGCGCTCGCCGCCTGTACGCCCGCCTCCGAACCCGCGCCCGCGCCTGCACCCGTTCCCGTTGAAGAAACGGTGGCCGAGCCGGAAGCCGAGCCGCCTGCCCCTGTGCCGATGACTGTCGTCGATGTCGCGATGGCGAACCCGGACTTCTCGACCCTCGTGTCCGCCATCAGCGCAGCCGGCCTCGCCGAAACGCTGTCCGGCCCCGGTCCGTACACGGTGTTTGCGCCGACCAATGAGGCTTTCGCCGCCCTCCCGGCGGGCGAACTTGACGCGCTGCTCCTGCCCGAGAACAAGGACAAGCTCGTGAAGATCCTGTCCTACCACGTCATTCCGGGCACGGTGATGTCGGCCGACATTCCGCCGGAAGCCGATGCCGGCGCCACCGCCTCGATCAACAACCTCGATCTCTCGGTCCGAATCGCGACGGATGGCACGCCGATGGTCAACCAGGCCAAGATCACCCAGGCCGACATCCCGGCCTCCAACGGCGTCGTCCACGTGATCGACACCGTCATCCTGCCGCGCATGGACGAATAG
- a CDS encoding RNA polymerase sigma factor — protein sequence MTPTPDQDARYREAAETFGAALQRLAGAFEANAERRRDLLQDIHVALWRSLAAFDGRCSLKTWVYRVAHNTAASHVDRERRRHHGAVSLEAAADLPAPFSLAAELEASDALARLHAWIRALKPPDRQLLTLYLEDLAATEIADITGLTPGAVATRISRLKSQLAADFKEPVL from the coding sequence ATGACGCCGACACCCGACCAGGATGCAAGATACCGCGAAGCGGCCGAAACCTTCGGTGCGGCGCTGCAGCGTCTGGCCGGGGCGTTTGAGGCAAATGCCGAGCGCCGGCGCGACTTGCTGCAGGACATCCACGTGGCCCTCTGGCGCAGCCTTGCGGCCTTCGATGGGCGCTGCAGCCTGAAAACCTGGGTCTACCGAGTCGCTCACAATACCGCCGCCAGCCATGTCGACCGCGAGCGCCGCCGCCATCACGGCGCCGTCTCCCTTGAGGCCGCCGCAGACCTGCCGGCACCGTTCAGCCTCGCGGCCGAGCTTGAAGCAAGCGACGCGCTGGCGCGCCTGCACGCCTGGATCCGCGCGCTGAAGCCGCCGGACCGGCAGCTGCTGACACTCTATCTCGAAGACCTCGCCGCTACAGAAATTGCCGACATCACCGGCCTCACGCCCGGCGCCGTCGCCACGCGCATTTCCCGCCTCAAGTCGCAGCTCGCCGCGGATTTCAAGGAGCCCGTCCTATGA
- the lepA gene encoding elongation factor 4: protein MTPRDNIRNFSIIAHIDHGKSTLADRLIQACGGLSDREMSEQVLDSMDIEKERGITIKAQTVRLSYTAQDGETYTLNLMDTPGHVDFAYEVSRCLAACEGSLLVVDASQGVEAQTLANVYQAIDQNHEIVPVLNKVDLPAADVPRVKEQIEDIIGLDTANAVEISAKTGLGIPDVLEAIVTQLPPPRSGDASAPLKAALVDAYYDPYLGVVVIVRVHDGVLKKKQSIRMMRTGSVYEIDKVGTFNPKLTETDALGPGEVGYFVASIKEVGDTAIGDTITEDKRPAEKALPGYKDVQPVVFCGLFPMDAGDFDDLRAAMSKLRLNDASFTWEMETSAALGMGFRCGFLGLLHLEIIQERLSREFDLDLIATAPSVVYQMTMTDGSEIELHNPADMPDVVRISEIREPWIAATIYTPDEYLGSILKLCQDRRGIQKELSYVGGRACVKYELPLNEVVFDFYDRLKSISRGYASFDYSLIGHRAENLVKLQILVNEEPVDALAMLVHRDRAESRGRQMCERLKDLIPRQMFKIPIQAAIGGRVVARETISAMRKDVTAKCYGGDATRKRKLLDKQAAGKKRMRQFGKVEIPQEAFVAALRMDGD, encoded by the coding sequence ATGACCCCACGCGACAATATCCGCAATTTCTCGATCATTGCCCACATCGACCATGGCAAATCGACCCTCGCCGACCGCCTGATCCAGGCTTGCGGGGGCCTGAGCGACCGTGAAATGAGCGAACAGGTGCTCGACTCGATGGATATCGAGAAGGAGCGCGGCATCACCATCAAGGCGCAGACCGTGCGCCTCAGCTACACCGCGCAGGACGGCGAGACCTATACGCTGAACCTGATGGACACGCCGGGACACGTGGACTTCGCCTATGAGGTGAGCCGGTGCCTTGCGGCCTGCGAGGGCTCGCTGCTGGTGGTGGATGCGTCGCAGGGCGTGGAAGCGCAGACGCTGGCCAACGTCTACCAGGCGATCGACCAGAACCACGAGATCGTCCCCGTGCTCAACAAGGTGGACCTGCCGGCCGCCGATGTGCCGCGCGTGAAGGAGCAGATCGAGGACATCATCGGGCTCGACACGGCGAACGCCGTCGAGATTTCGGCCAAGACCGGCCTCGGGATCCCTGACGTGCTGGAAGCCATCGTCACGCAGCTGCCCCCGCCTCGCTCGGGTGATGCCAGCGCGCCGCTGAAGGCCGCCCTCGTCGACGCCTATTACGACCCCTATCTCGGCGTCGTGGTCATCGTGCGCGTGCATGACGGCGTGCTGAAGAAGAAGCAGTCGATCCGCATGATGCGCACCGGCAGCGTCTATGAGATCGACAAGGTCGGCACGTTCAATCCGAAGCTGACCGAGACCGACGCGCTGGGCCCCGGCGAGGTCGGCTATTTCGTCGCCTCGATCAAGGAAGTCGGCGACACGGCGATCGGTGACACGATCACCGAGGACAAGCGCCCGGCCGAGAAGGCCCTGCCCGGCTACAAGGACGTGCAGCCGGTGGTGTTCTGCGGCCTGTTCCCGATGGACGCGGGCGACTTCGACGACCTGCGCGCGGCGATGAGCAAGCTGCGGCTCAACGATGCGAGCTTCACCTGGGAGATGGAGACATCTGCGGCGCTCGGCATGGGCTTCCGTTGCGGCTTCCTCGGCCTCCTGCACCTCGAGATCATCCAGGAACGTCTCAGCCGCGAGTTCGACCTCGACCTGATCGCGACCGCGCCGAGCGTGGTCTACCAGATGACGATGACGGACGGCTCCGAGATCGAGCTGCACAACCCGGCCGACATGCCGGACGTGGTGCGCATCTCGGAAATCCGCGAGCCGTGGATTGCCGCGACGATCTACACGCCGGACGAATACCTCGGCTCGATCCTGAAACTCTGCCAGGACCGGCGCGGCATCCAGAAGGAACTTTCATACGTGGGCGGACGAGCCTGCGTGAAATACGAACTGCCGCTGAACGAAGTCGTGTTCGACTTCTACGACCGGCTGAAATCGATCTCGCGCGGTTATGCGAGCTTCGACTATTCGCTGATCGGGCACCGGGCGGAAAACCTCGTGAAGCTTCAGATCCTCGTCAACGAGGAGCCGGTCGACGCGCTGGCGATGCTGGTGCACCGCGACCGGGCCGAGAGCCGCGGACGCCAGATGTGCGAGCGGCTGAAGGACCTGATCCCGCGCCAGATGTTCAAGATTCCGATCCAGGCGGCGATCGGCGGGCGCGTCGTGGCGCGCGAAACGATCAGCGCCATGCGGAAAGACGTGACCGCGAAATGCTATGGCGGCGACGCGACGCGGAAACGGAAACTGCTGGACAAGCAGGCCGCCGGCAAGAAGCGCATGCGCCAGTTCGGCAAGGTCGAGATTCCGCAGGAAGCGTTCGTCGCCGCGCTGCGGATGGATGGGGATTGA
- a CDS encoding sulfotransferase family protein: MTYAARVWNDNWMNFSVLRHGAFDGFLVTSKNSGTHWVKYMFAVALADTYGIERPAYFSENAVRPYIGWPKDAPVHPQLPRLAFSHTIPHRLADWGWARRLGRLPPYALCIRHPMSILASHHAKWEYDIQVDWLEYLRGDPDGKRYRCDLFWLARFWNRWGEVEQRFPASILRVQYEQTRADPRGTLEAIARHWGISLTPAALDAAVAAGTKEAMAEKVDPDAEPNVLQNRQQSLTDLFSGEAMDIYARIVRAHFRHDLGYDLMRPPTV; encoded by the coding sequence ATGACCTATGCGGCGCGCGTCTGGAACGATAACTGGATGAACTTCTCCGTGCTGCGGCACGGTGCGTTCGACGGTTTCCTCGTCACCTCGAAAAACTCCGGCACCCATTGGGTGAAGTACATGTTCGCGGTGGCGCTGGCCGACACTTACGGCATCGAGCGGCCGGCCTACTTTTCCGAGAATGCCGTGCGCCCGTATATCGGCTGGCCGAAGGATGCGCCGGTCCATCCGCAACTGCCACGCCTCGCGTTCAGCCACACGATCCCGCACCGCCTCGCCGACTGGGGTTGGGCGCGCCGCCTCGGCCGCCTGCCGCCGTATGCGCTGTGCATCCGCCACCCGATGAGCATTCTCGCCTCGCACCATGCCAAGTGGGAATACGATATCCAGGTCGACTGGCTCGAGTACCTGCGCGGCGATCCGGACGGAAAGCGCTACCGCTGCGACCTCTTCTGGCTTGCGCGCTTCTGGAACCGATGGGGCGAAGTGGAGCAGCGCTTTCCCGCATCCATCCTGCGCGTCCAGTACGAGCAGACGCGCGCCGATCCGCGCGGCACGCTGGAGGCCATCGCGCGCCACTGGGGAATCAGCCTGACGCCGGCCGCGCTCGACGCGGCGGTGGCCGCCGGCACCAAGGAGGCGATGGCTGAGAAGGTCGATCCGGACGCCGAGCCGAACGTGCTGCAGAACCGCCAGCAGTCCCTGACGGACCTGTTCAGCGGCGAGGCGATGGACATATATGCCCGCATCGTGCGCGCGCACTTCCGCCACGACCTCGGCTACGACCTGATGCGGCCGCCTACGGTTTGA
- a CDS encoding DUF2167 domain-containing protein produces the protein MRPRVVHGSTSGRWGCHHDGLDAVRAAAPDVLATAAFNAGQTYSDFQEGDKTAGYGVAALIAGGAGVAVLKKTGLLAILLVFLKKAWILIPIVFGGLWQGIKRLFGGRGQA, from the coding sequence ATGCGGCCGCGCGTGGTGCACGGCTCCACTTCAGGGCGCTGGGGGTGTCACCATGACGGGCTGGACGCCGTGCGCGCCGCAGCGCCAGACGTGCTGGCCACCGCGGCTTTCAATGCCGGCCAGACCTATTCGGACTTCCAGGAAGGCGACAAGACCGCCGGTTATGGCGTTGCGGCGCTGATCGCAGGCGGCGCCGGGGTGGCGGTGCTCAAGAAGACCGGCCTGCTGGCGATCCTTCTCGTCTTCCTCAAGAAGGCATGGATCCTGATTCCGATCGTCTTCGGCGGCCTCTGGCAGGGCATCAAGCGGCTGTTCGGCGGTCGCGGACAGGCCTGA
- a CDS encoding glutathione S-transferase, with protein sequence MRQFVSGNLNYSSWSIRPLLVSRKVGLPVEEVIVPLDFPETTAQLKAISPTAKVPLLRWDGFEIWESLAIVEFIAEWAPPGEVWPLDPERRAVARAVCSEMHAGFSAIRSACPMDIRAREAAPEMTAALEADIARLQAMWSGLRERFGEGGPFLFGAWSAADAFYTPVVTRFRTYGLPLSGAAAAYAAAVLEDPLFQTLEAQAKQEPWWIRYGPDGRSSGFVKP encoded by the coding sequence ATGAGGCAGTTCGTTTCCGGCAACCTGAACTATTCGAGCTGGTCGATCCGGCCGCTGCTGGTGTCGCGCAAGGTTGGCCTGCCGGTGGAAGAAGTCATCGTGCCGCTCGACTTTCCCGAGACGACCGCGCAGCTGAAGGCGATCAGCCCGACCGCCAAGGTTCCGCTGCTGCGCTGGGACGGCTTCGAGATCTGGGAAAGCCTCGCGATCGTCGAATTCATCGCCGAATGGGCGCCGCCCGGCGAAGTCTGGCCGCTGGATCCTGAGCGCCGGGCCGTGGCGCGGGCCGTGTGCAGCGAAATGCATGCCGGCTTCAGCGCGATCCGCAGTGCCTGTCCGATGGACATCCGCGCACGCGAAGCGGCGCCCGAGATGACCGCCGCGCTAGAAGCCGACATCGCGCGCCTTCAGGCCATGTGGAGCGGCCTGCGGGAGCGGTTTGGCGAGGGCGGACCTTTCCTGTTCGGCGCCTGGTCGGCGGCAGATGCCTTCTACACTCCGGTCGTGACGCGGTTCCGCACCTATGGATTGCCGCTCAGCGGCGCGGCAGCGGCGTATGCAGCGGCCGTGCTGGAAGACCCGCTGTTCCAGACGCTGGAAGCGCAGGCAAAGCAGGAGCCGTGGTGGATCCGGTACGGACCCGACGGACGCTCCAGCGGATTCGTCAAACCGTAG
- a CDS encoding TetR/AcrR family transcriptional regulator, translated as MMTPSPTDDTRTQILHAAVERILHYGYSKTTMAEIARDCNMSAGNIYRFFASKLDIAEAMAQKFNEESYLTFAQIVARKDTAANRMREFFHYDLARTYSAIEEEAKILEVAEVLGNERPLYMNDKLARERIYLVQILSDGVKAGEFRPLANPNEVAEMWQSALMKFRFPQLFSKLTLPKLQRELDGVMDLLLSGISPGSNVPAPWDGMTPATDEVCPVTGKPIEHLEIKS; from the coding sequence ATGATGACACCGAGCCCCACCGACGATACCCGGACCCAGATCCTTCACGCCGCCGTGGAACGTATCCTCCACTACGGCTACTCGAAGACAACGATGGCTGAGATAGCCCGGGACTGCAACATGTCTGCGGGCAACATCTACCGCTTCTTCGCGTCCAAGCTCGATATCGCCGAGGCGATGGCGCAGAAGTTCAATGAGGAATCCTACCTCACCTTCGCCCAGATCGTCGCCCGCAAGGACACCGCCGCCAACCGGATGCGCGAGTTCTTTCACTATGATCTTGCCCGCACTTACTCGGCCATCGAGGAAGAGGCCAAGATCCTGGAAGTCGCCGAAGTGCTGGGCAACGAGCGCCCGCTCTATATGAATGACAAGCTGGCCCGGGAACGCATCTACCTCGTCCAGATCCTGTCGGACGGGGTCAAGGCCGGCGAGTTCCGGCCGCTCGCCAACCCGAACGAGGTTGCCGAGATGTGGCAGTCGGCTCTGATGAAGTTCCGCTTCCCGCAGCTGTTCTCGAAACTGACACTGCCGAAACTGCAACGCGAGCTCGACGGAGTCATGGACCTGCTCCTTTCCGGCATTTCTCCCGGCTCAAACGTGCCCGCACCCTGGGACGGCATGACCCCGGCCACCGACGAAGTCTGCCCGGTGACGGGCAAACCAATCGAGCATCTCGAAATTAAAAGCTGA